A window of candidate division KSB1 bacterium contains these coding sequences:
- a CDS encoding Ig-like domain-containing protein, with protein sequence MEEFKDTFNRTGPSLGGNWDAHEAMQIQNNQLVNTSTVDQWNGFLAIAKVFTNPTVVKLVFGNRSDSLGRAFTGAAVRLSTTNYKTTKGYLVVHNGERLKLFELFDGVPQTPAIVDQAALAPPPKIGDTLRVELDSDASGHKFTVYINNTFDGILLDPNKVAGNNAVLYAGVQIHGNTNDGVDFVSLSTPSDMVPPAAITNLSVVGASSTTLTLEFTATGDDGNSGVASRYDVRYSNATITEANFTSATPANVTDQPAPAGTVQRVTVSGLSTGKSYFFALKVLDEANNASPISNVVQGSTALLSTIKDDFERAGPGLGADWAAGTNLQIVGGEVKNTSPAFGWERAVLKTRRNAQEVTMKWGPTATPEAIQHTGIFVMASSGSSTASGYLIQRENVNGGRTNLWHVKANGELEQIGGGLSQYSGLATAGSVMTVKITVAETSNIFEVTVDGHFDREFADDLKRESGSFAGFMLNGGNPTATIGEIVMAYPVKPATSLRIDSGDGQIASVGQSLPEPLVVALTDEDSNPVPGQRVDFTVSPAEMAVLSAPPSPDGNLRIEAESGNLQAPLTIRTDAAASGGKYINYPSGNSQDAKAVYTFQIQEAGTYYIWTRSLNNYGAPVSWDIKVDNLDVFIYDVFKGQVINTWTWDKLSDRGNDITRGTNPQFNPRFFEFTPGTHTIEFRVRYAEAWLDKFIITRDVNFIPEGTEDTGFVTDSEGKARAEVKLGNRAGQFFVDATHGSLPPARFTLNATGGAAARMEITATNNGNNQTGPGGQALPKPFSVTVRDANNNPVAGHQVSWVVLEGEGRLSSYTSVTDLNGVATTTLTLGSVQANHRVEARSHNASGLALAGSPVVFTATANARLAASITRVSGNNQSAQVRTRLPQPVVTKVADAGGAGVSWFSVEWEVARGGGTVSLQPTLRNPGFESFTGSLPANWTLEGAPTGNEVSLSTSSPRSGNRSLQINTSRTGVGVSQSFEYAANTNYTLSFYAKVLSGTARVVWRVNDANGNISERVIDILPSGTGNSWVKYLAAATNGQAGERALIFRSSGAANFLIDDVKITSSTDSNGELTATWTLGDTAGTQEVRARALAGSANLSGSPLAFTATAKAGPAATLAKNSPTSGDGQVGSANQPLNQPFVVKVTDVTGINVVSGVNVTFKVIAGNGKLEGGVTTLTRATGADGLAAVTLTLGPQNGATNTVEASAAGLAGSPLTFSAVAAVPARFEIAGGANQRGSAGYLTNAPLALRITDASGRAISGYPVLFEVLEGGGTINGKSTITLNTEADGVARAPFKCGPIPGALNRIKASASVNGQPVSGSPQSFSIRSQGLNRIKLESGNNQEGVVGELLAEPFKVSIRDSAGKGIANQEVTFKVTAGEGQLEGNLTQKTVKTDSSGFASMPYRLGTKPVENRVTATSNPANLQGSPMLFKAIAKVGPPEILVKAGGDSSKGVVGNPLPTPLVAQVTDKHGNGIQGIEVTFTVKSGGGNLEGQQSLKRVTNTEGKAQVTLTLGTTAGLLNNVVEAEARNGSVPLKNSPVRFRVSATASRAVTIVNNGGSGQSGRAGDLLSEFFRVRINDKDGNGVEGHPVQFSVKHGGGGFHPSGSKDTTVVTNASGVARIQYRLGGVIKPDSQLVQATANDGITGDLLGSPIKFVAYATPGRPCDGKSFVTTAASRNPADGVTPVPVTIYVRDCFGNPVKGESVIIEVTNGPNDITQPVQVTNSNGITTGSFTSTRSGEKVVTARIPSGIAITAGATVTFTPLAAQQMALRGGNNQKGNVNAAVREPLSVKISDRFGNGVPNHPVTFVVKRGNGRMFGGSPGVQVFSDEAGIARAYFIGGASPGESQVYAESANLDNSPVIFIENTEDNPARKLEYVGGNGPTGTEGQTGVAGEVLRDSIAVRVTDANGRPVFGVPVHFTIAFGGGSVNRPVVNSNVFGEAKVAWRLGDQAGLNTLRVSAEGLQGSPIDFSAYGTGGQACCLTTFGGVVNGYVGGLSDPIRVKVSDRNGNGVDGQKVTFELVEGSGSLTATESYTSNGGIASTRLNNSDNVSGFRTVRASAPGLTGSPLLLQVYVKPSAVVSMSAVPRTNNQGGTINRPLNFPLQVKLLDRYGNPTPNEAVSFVITGGGGNFNGLPSISVLSDTFGIAQTVLTLGASPGLNQAVAIKPGLSNVEFKATGYINKFPIFMDVPDLVVFENQTVEFSLRATDDDGDPISYGASNLPPGAVFDSLNTRFFTWRTDFNTHNNGPVYEPLFYARDGKGGVDIEAVRITVKNTNRPPVVISRIPDRLPDRNGMDSTVVVDSTGVARFTMRVVAEDPDGDRLHYAWEQNGVPVGSDAPSYRFVGVPVFHHVRVTISDGFDQVVENWQIKVPVVLISFSASANGGNGVKLEWRTGGESQNLGFNLLRSVTREGGYRKLNRGLIPPRPDGEYSFVDTDITAGSRYFYKLEDVDATGNVTTHGPIQIEAAVPTEFALRQNFPNPFNPSTNIQYQLPRPAQVRLVIYNALGQFVRLLVHREQPAGFHTVVWDGRDRNGNPVPSGIYHYRLEAEGFVMTKKMVLAK encoded by the coding sequence GTGGAGGAGTTCAAAGACACCTTCAACCGAACCGGACCCTCGCTGGGCGGCAACTGGGATGCCCACGAGGCCATGCAGATTCAGAACAACCAGTTGGTGAACACTTCGACGGTGGATCAATGGAACGGCTTTCTCGCCATCGCCAAGGTCTTCACCAATCCCACCGTGGTCAAACTGGTGTTTGGCAACCGCTCCGACAGCCTGGGCCGCGCCTTCACCGGCGCCGCGGTGCGCTTGAGCACCACCAATTACAAAACCACCAAAGGCTACCTCGTCGTGCACAACGGCGAACGCTTGAAACTGTTCGAGCTCTTCGACGGCGTGCCGCAGACGCCGGCGATTGTGGATCAGGCGGCACTGGCGCCACCGCCCAAGATCGGTGACACGTTGCGCGTTGAACTCGACAGCGACGCCTCCGGGCACAAATTTACCGTTTACATCAACAACACTTTCGATGGCATCCTGCTCGATCCCAACAAAGTGGCGGGCAACAACGCCGTCCTGTATGCCGGCGTTCAAATCCACGGCAATACCAATGACGGGGTGGATTTTGTCTCGTTGAGTACACCCTCGGACATGGTGCCGCCCGCGGCTATCACCAACTTGAGTGTGGTCGGAGCCAGCTCGACCACTTTGACGCTCGAGTTCACCGCCACTGGTGATGACGGCAACTCGGGTGTCGCCAGCCGCTATGACGTCCGCTACTCGAACGCCACCATCACGGAAGCCAATTTCACCAGCGCCACCCCCGCCAATGTCACCGATCAGCCCGCGCCCGCGGGGACGGTGCAGCGGGTCACCGTCTCCGGCCTGAGCACAGGCAAATCCTATTTCTTCGCTCTCAAAGTGCTCGACGAGGCCAACAATGCCTCGCCGATCTCCAATGTCGTGCAGGGTTCCACTGCCCTGCTCTCGACTATAAAGGATGATTTCGAACGCGCCGGCCCCGGCCTGGGCGCTGATTGGGCCGCCGGCACCAATCTCCAAATTGTTGGCGGCGAAGTGAAAAACACCAGCCCTGCTTTCGGCTGGGAGCGGGCGGTGCTCAAGACCCGGCGCAACGCGCAGGAAGTCACGATGAAATGGGGCCCCACCGCCACTCCGGAAGCGATTCAGCACACCGGCATTTTCGTGATGGCCAGCAGCGGCAGCAGCACGGCCTCCGGCTACTTGATTCAGCGCGAAAACGTCAACGGCGGCCGCACCAACCTGTGGCATGTCAAAGCCAACGGCGAGTTGGAGCAAATCGGCGGCGGCCTGTCACAATACAGCGGCCTGGCGACCGCCGGCTCGGTGATGACCGTCAAGATCACGGTTGCGGAAACCTCCAACATTTTCGAAGTCACGGTGGATGGCCATTTTGACCGGGAATTTGCCGATGATTTGAAACGCGAGAGCGGCAGCTTTGCCGGCTTCATGCTCAACGGCGGCAATCCCACTGCCACCATCGGCGAGATCGTGATGGCATATCCGGTCAAACCGGCCACCAGCCTGCGTATTGATTCCGGTGACGGCCAGATTGCCTCTGTCGGCCAGTCACTGCCCGAGCCGTTGGTGGTGGCGCTCACCGATGAAGACAGCAACCCCGTGCCCGGCCAGCGCGTCGATTTTACCGTGTCGCCGGCGGAAATGGCCGTGCTTTCCGCGCCGCCCTCACCCGATGGCAACCTGCGCATTGAAGCCGAATCCGGCAATTTGCAGGCGCCGCTCACGATCCGGACAGATGCGGCAGCTTCCGGCGGCAAGTACATCAACTATCCCTCCGGCAACAGTCAGGATGCCAAGGCGGTTTACACCTTCCAAATCCAGGAAGCGGGAACCTACTACATCTGGACCCGCAGTCTGAACAACTATGGCGCCCCCGTCAGTTGGGACATCAAGGTCGATAATCTCGACGTGTTCATTTATGATGTCTTCAAAGGACAGGTAATCAACACCTGGACGTGGGACAAGCTCTCCGATCGCGGCAATGACATCACGCGGGGCACAAACCCGCAATTTAACCCGCGTTTTTTTGAATTCACCCCCGGCACCCACACCATCGAGTTTCGCGTGCGCTATGCCGAAGCCTGGCTGGACAAGTTTATCATCACGCGTGACGTCAATTTCATCCCGGAGGGCACCGAAGACACCGGCTTCGTAACCGACAGTGAAGGCAAGGCGCGGGCGGAAGTGAAGCTCGGCAACAGGGCGGGCCAATTTTTTGTCGATGCCACCCATGGTTCGTTGCCGCCGGCACGCTTCACCCTCAATGCCACGGGCGGCGCGGCGGCACGTATGGAAATCACCGCCACCAACAACGGCAACAACCAAACCGGTCCCGGCGGACAGGCCCTGCCGAAGCCGTTTTCCGTGACGGTGCGGGATGCCAATAACAACCCGGTCGCCGGGCATCAGGTGAGTTGGGTGGTGCTGGAAGGGGAGGGCAGGTTGAGCAGCTATACCAGCGTCACCGATCTGAATGGCGTTGCGACCACCACGCTGACGCTGGGCAGCGTTCAGGCCAATCACCGCGTGGAGGCGCGCAGCCACAATGCCAGCGGTCTTGCGCTGGCCGGCTCACCGGTGGTGTTCACCGCCACCGCCAATGCCAGGCTCGCTGCCTCGATCACACGCGTGTCCGGAAACAACCAAAGTGCGCAGGTGCGCACCAGGTTGCCGCAACCGGTGGTGACCAAAGTGGCCGATGCCGGCGGCGCGGGCGTGTCGTGGTTTTCGGTGGAATGGGAGGTCGCACGCGGCGGCGGAACGGTGAGCTTGCAGCCGACGCTGCGCAATCCCGGTTTTGAAAGCTTCACCGGCAGCTTGCCGGCGAATTGGACGCTGGAAGGCGCTCCCACCGGCAATGAAGTTTCGCTCAGCACGTCCTCTCCGCGCAGTGGCAATCGCAGCCTGCAAATCAACACCAGCCGCACCGGCGTGGGTGTAAGCCAGAGTTTCGAATATGCCGCCAACACCAACTACACCCTGTCCTTCTACGCCAAAGTGTTGAGCGGCACCGCCCGTGTCGTCTGGCGGGTAAACGATGCCAACGGCAATATCTCCGAACGGGTCATCGATATTTTGCCTTCGGGCACCGGCAACAGTTGGGTGAAATATTTGGCCGCCGCGACCAACGGCCAGGCGGGCGAGCGCGCCCTGATCTTTCGTTCTTCCGGCGCCGCCAATTTCCTGATCGATGACGTCAAGATCACCAGCAGCACTGACAGCAACGGCGAGCTGACAGCCACCTGGACGCTGGGCGATACTGCCGGCACGCAGGAGGTGCGGGCGCGCGCTTTGGCCGGCAGTGCCAACCTCTCCGGTTCCCCGCTCGCTTTCACCGCCACCGCCAAAGCCGGACCGGCCGCCACGCTGGCGAAAAACAGCCCCACCAGTGGCGACGGCCAGGTTGGCTCCGCCAATCAACCACTCAACCAGCCGTTTGTGGTGAAAGTGACGGATGTGACGGGCATCAATGTTGTCTCCGGAGTCAATGTGACGTTCAAAGTCATCGCCGGCAACGGCAAACTCGAAGGTGGCGTGACCACGCTGACGCGCGCTACCGGCGCAGATGGTCTGGCCGCTGTGACGCTGACGCTTGGTCCGCAGAATGGCGCCACCAACACGGTTGAAGCCTCTGCGGCGGGTTTGGCGGGCAGTCCCCTGACCTTTTCCGCGGTGGCAGCGGTGCCGGCCAGGTTTGAGATTGCCGGTGGCGCCAACCAGCGCGGCTCCGCCGGTTATCTGACCAATGCGCCGCTTGCGCTTCGCATCACCGACGCCAGTGGCAGGGCCATTTCCGGCTATCCGGTGCTGTTCGAAGTTTTGGAGGGAGGCGGCACGATCAACGGCAAAAGCACGATCACGCTCAACACCGAGGCCGATGGGGTGGCGCGCGCGCCGTTCAAATGCGGCCCGATTCCCGGTGCGCTCAATCGCATCAAGGCAAGCGCCAGCGTGAATGGTCAGCCGGTTTCCGGCTCGCCGCAGAGCTTCAGCATTCGCTCGCAAGGTTTGAACCGCATCAAGCTGGAGAGCGGCAACAATCAGGAGGGGGTGGTGGGCGAGTTGCTGGCAGAGCCGTTCAAAGTGTCGATCCGGGATTCGGCCGGCAAGGGGATCGCCAATCAGGAGGTGACCTTTAAAGTCACTGCCGGCGAGGGGCAACTCGAGGGCAACCTCACGCAGAAGACCGTGAAGACGGACAGCAGCGGATTTGCCAGCATGCCGTATCGCTTGGGCACCAAACCCGTTGAGAATCGCGTGACCGCCACCAGCAATCCCGCCAACTTGCAGGGTTCGCCGATGCTGTTCAAGGCCATCGCCAAAGTTGGGCCGCCGGAAATTCTGGTGAAAGCCGGTGGCGACAGCAGCAAGGGCGTGGTCGGCAATCCCTTGCCGACACCGTTGGTCGCGCAGGTGACCGACAAGCATGGCAATGGTATCCAGGGGATAGAGGTGACCTTCACGGTCAAGAGCGGCGGCGGCAATCTCGAGGGTCAGCAAAGCCTCAAGCGGGTGACGAATACCGAGGGCAAGGCGCAGGTGACGCTCACGCTGGGCACCACTGCCGGGCTGCTCAACAACGTGGTCGAAGCCGAAGCCAGGAACGGCTCCGTGCCGTTGAAGAATTCACCGGTGCGCTTTCGCGTTTCGGCGACGGCCAGCCGCGCCGTGACCATCGTCAACAACGGCGGGTCGGGGCAGAGCGGCCGTGCCGGTGACTTGTTGTCGGAGTTTTTCCGCGTGCGCATCAACGACAAGGACGGCAATGGCGTGGAGGGGCATCCGGTGCAGTTCAGCGTCAAGCACGGCGGCGGCGGCTTCCATCCCAGCGGAAGCAAAGACACGACGGTCGTCACCAATGCCAGTGGCGTGGCGCGCATCCAATATCGTCTGGGCGGCGTGATCAAGCCCGACAGCCAGCTCGTGCAGGCCACCGCCAATGATGGCATCACCGGCGATCTTCTTGGTTCACCGATCAAGTTTGTGGCGTATGCCACCCCCGGCCGGCCGTGTGACGGCAAATCCTTCGTGACCACCGCAGCGAGCCGGAACCCGGCGGATGGCGTGACGCCGGTGCCGGTGACAATTTACGTCCGCGATTGCTTCGGCAATCCGGTGAAGGGGGAGAGTGTCATCATCGAAGTGACCAACGGCCCCAATGACATCACACAGCCGGTGCAGGTGACCAACAGCAACGGCATCACCACCGGCAGTTTTACCTCGACGCGTTCCGGCGAGAAAGTGGTGACCGCGCGCATTCCCAGCGGCATTGCGATCACCGCCGGCGCCACGGTTACTTTCACCCCGCTGGCGGCGCAGCAGATGGCGCTGCGCGGCGGCAACAATCAAAAAGGCAACGTCAATGCAGCGGTGCGTGAGCCGCTGTCCGTGAAGATTTCCGACCGCTTCGGCAACGGCGTGCCGAACCATCCGGTGACGTTTGTGGTGAAGCGTGGCAATGGCCGGATGTTTGGCGGCTCGCCCGGGGTGCAGGTGTTCTCGGATGAGGCGGGCATTGCACGCGCCTACTTTATCGGCGGTGCCAGTCCGGGGGAAAGCCAGGTCTATGCCGAATCCGCCAACCTCGACAATTCCCCGGTGATTTTCATTGAAAACACGGAGGACAATCCGGCGCGCAAACTGGAGTACGTTGGCGGCAACGGCCCCACCGGCACGGAAGGACAGACCGGCGTGGCGGGGGAAGTGCTGCGTGACTCGATTGCGGTGCGCGTGACGGACGCCAACGGCCGGCCGGTTTTCGGTGTCCCGGTGCACTTCACCATTGCTTTTGGCGGCGGCAGCGTCAATCGACCGGTGGTGAATTCCAATGTCTTTGGCGAGGCCAAGGTCGCCTGGCGGCTGGGAGATCAGGCCGGCTTGAACACGCTGCGCGTGAGCGCGGAGGGATTGCAAGGCTCTCCGATTGATTTCTCGGCCTACGGCACTGGCGGCCAGGCCTGTTGTCTGACAACTTTCGGCGGCGTGGTCAACGGTTATGTGGGCGGTCTTTCGGATCCGATTCGCGTGAAGGTGAGTGACCGCAACGGCAACGGCGTCGACGGGCAGAAGGTCACCTTTGAATTGGTCGAGGGCAGTGGCAGTCTGACCGCCACGGAGAGCTACACCAGCAATGGCGGCATCGCCAGCACCCGTCTGAACAACAGCGACAATGTCAGTGGTTTTCGCACGGTGCGGGCGAGTGCACCGGGTTTGACCGGTTCGCCGCTGTTGTTGCAGGTTTATGTCAAACCCTCGGCGGTGGTGAGCATGAGCGCCGTGCCGCGCACCAACAACCAGGGCGGAACCATCAACCGCCCGCTCAATTTTCCGCTGCAGGTGAAGCTGCTGGATCGTTACGGCAACCCCACGCCCAACGAGGCGGTGAGTTTCGTGATCACCGGCGGGGGCGGCAATTTCAACGGCCTGCCCAGCATCTCGGTGTTGAGCGACACCTTTGGCATCGCGCAAACGGTCCTGACGCTGGGCGCCTCGCCCGGCCTCAATCAGGCGGTGGCCATCAAACCCGGTTTGTCGAATGTCGAGTTCAAAGCCACCGGTTACATCAACAAGTTTCCGATTTTCATGGATGTGCCGGATCTGGTGGTTTTTGAAAATCAAACCGTGGAATTCAGCTTGCGCGCCACCGACGATGACGGCGATCCCATCAGTTACGGCGCCTCGAATTTGCCCCCCGGCGCGGTTTTCGATTCACTCAACACCCGCTTTTTCACCTGGCGCACCGACTTCAACACCCACAACAACGGCCCGGTTTATGAACCGTTGTTCTATGCGCGCGATGGCAAGGGCGGGGTGGACATCGAGGCCGTGCGCATTACCGTGAAGAACACCAACCGGCCGCCGGTAGTGATCAGCCGCATTCCCGACCGCCTGCCCGACCGTAACGGCATGGATTCCACGGTGGTGGTGGATTCCACCGGCGTGGCGCGCTTCACCATGCGTGTGGTGGCGGAAGATCCCGACGGTGATCGGTTGCATTACGCCTGGGAGCAAAACGGTGTGCCGGTGGGTAGCGATGCCCCCAGCTATCGTTTCGTGGGCGTGCCGGTGTTTCACCACGTGCGCGTCACGATTTCAGACGGGTTCGATCAAGTGGTTGAAAACTGGCAGATCAAAGTGCCGGTGGTGTTGATCAGTTTTTCGGCGAGCGCGAACGGCGGAAACGGTGTCAAGCTGGAATGGCGCACCGGCGGCGAGAGCCAGAACCTCGGTTTCAACCTCCTGCGCAGCGTGACGCGCGAAGGCGGCTACCGCAAGCTCAATCGCGGGCTGATTCCGCCGCGGCCCGACGGTGAGTATTCCTTCGTCGATACCGACATCACTGCGGGCAGCCGCTACTTCTACAAACTCGAAGATGTCGATGCCACCGGCAACGTGACCACGCATGGTCCGATTCAAATCGAAGCCGCGGTGCCCACCGAGTTTGCACTGCGCCAGAATTTTCCGAACCCATTCAATCCCAGCACCAACATTCAATATCAACTGCCGCGGCCGGCACAGGTGCGGCTGGTGATCTACAACGCCCTGGGCCAGTTCGTCAGGCTGTTGGTGCATCGCGAGCAACCCGCCGGCTTTCATACCGTGGTGTGGGACGGCCGTGATCGCAATGGCAATCCCGTGCCAAGCGGCATTTATCACTACCGTCTGGAGGCGGAGGGTTTTGTGATGACGAAAAAGATGGTGCTGGCAAAATAG
- a CDS encoding undecaprenyl-diphosphate phosphatase: MNEILVAVVLGIVEGLTEFLPVSSTGHLILVGNWLQFTGEKANTFEIFIQLGAIIAVLIYFRDRIWRLVSAIWGKPAPGGGLTTEQARRFAAGVMLAFVPAAILGFFLHDLIEELLFNPKTVAAALIVGGVGIILIEQLHLRVKVETMEEITRAQALGIGLAQCLSLIPGMSRSASTIMGGLVLGLSHAAAAEFSFFLAIPTIFAATLYSLAKRFTLLTADDAVIFAVGFLVSLLVAWWVIAAFMAFIKKHSFEAFGWYRIVLGFVILGMLLWQS, from the coding sequence ATGAACGAAATTTTGGTTGCGGTAGTCCTTGGCATCGTCGAGGGGCTGACCGAGTTTCTGCCGGTCAGTTCCACCGGGCATCTCATCCTGGTGGGCAACTGGCTGCAATTCACCGGCGAAAAAGCCAACACGTTTGAAATCTTCATCCAGCTCGGTGCCATCATCGCAGTGTTGATTTACTTTCGTGATCGCATTTGGCGGCTGGTGAGCGCCATTTGGGGAAAGCCGGCGCCCGGCGGCGGGCTGACGACCGAACAGGCCCGGCGTTTCGCCGCGGGTGTGATGCTTGCCTTCGTACCCGCCGCGATTCTGGGATTCTTTCTGCACGACCTGATCGAGGAGTTGCTATTCAACCCTAAAACCGTGGCCGCGGCGTTGATCGTCGGCGGGGTCGGCATCATTCTGATCGAACAGTTGCACCTGCGCGTGAAAGTGGAAACAATGGAGGAGATCACCCGGGCACAGGCGCTGGGCATCGGCCTGGCGCAGTGTCTGTCACTGATCCCCGGCATGTCGCGCTCGGCCTCGACCATCATGGGCGGCCTGGTGCTGGGTTTGAGTCACGCCGCGGCAGCGGAGTTTTCGTTTTTTCTCGCCATCCCCACCATTTTTGCCGCCACGCTCTACAGTCTGGCGAAACGCTTCACCCTGCTGACTGCCGATGACGCCGTCATTTTTGCGGTTGGCTTTCTCGTCTCCCTGCTGGTGGCCTGGTGGGTGATCGCCGCCTTTATGGCGTTTATCAAGAAACACAGCTTCGAGGCCTTCGGCTGGTATCGCATCGTGCTCGGCTTCGTGATTTTGGGCATGCTGTTGTGGCAAAGTTGA
- the glgB gene encoding 1,4-alpha-glucan branching protein GlgB codes for MNLIHSSENRQAPEIPPKDLDRLLHGDHHDPYSILGPHPVTLAEGPGLIIRVFAPEAETVKVVDLESGATTAMSKVNDMGFFTAFFPDRTGRFRYELEIINHYGQLRRAADPYAFSPILTDFDLHLFAEGNHWNIYNKLGAHVMTVEGVAGVHFAVWAPAARRVSVIGNFNNWDGRRHPMRVHLTGVWEIFIPGLQANELYKFEIKTREGHLRIKSDPYAFAGELRPNNASIVTARNQHQWQDQDWMAARRETLWLDRPMSIYEVHLGSWKRKGPGENDWYSYREIAPELAAYVKDMGYTHVELMPLMEHPYDPSWGYQVTGYFAVTRRYGLPEDFAYFVDVMHRNNIGVIMDWVPAHFPKDDWALRWFDGTALYEHLDPRLGEHPDWGTLIFNYGRNEVRNFLIASALFWLEEYHIDGLRVDAVASMLYLDYSRKEGQWLPNKFGGRENLEAIAFIKTLNEVVHERFPGAITIAEESTAWPMVSRPTYLGGLGFTFKWNMGWMNDFLRYMREDPIHRKYHQNLITFSLYYAFSENFILPLSHDEVVHGKRSLLDKMPGDLWQKLANFRVALGYMYGHPGKKLTFMGSEFGQWWEWNHADSLQWHLLETEYHRQLQRYVKDLNALYRREPALYEIDYSWEGFQWIDFQDFDASLISFLRRGKNPDEVLIFACNFTPVPRPNYRIGVPFLTCYQEILNSDSAHYGGSNVGNAGEVHAQQQPHHNQPYSMEITFPPLAVLVFKGRRERAV; via the coding sequence GTGAATCTCATTCACAGCTCCGAGAACAGACAAGCTCCTGAAATCCCGCCCAAAGACCTCGACCGTCTGCTGCATGGCGATCATCATGATCCTTATTCCATTTTGGGGCCGCACCCCGTCACGCTCGCCGAGGGCCCGGGCTTGATCATTCGCGTGTTTGCCCCCGAGGCGGAAACCGTGAAGGTCGTCGATCTCGAGAGCGGCGCCACCACGGCGATGAGCAAGGTCAACGACATGGGGTTTTTCACGGCGTTCTTCCCCGACCGCACCGGCCGCTTTCGCTATGAGCTGGAAATCATCAACCACTACGGCCAGCTCCGCCGCGCTGCGGATCCCTATGCCTTTTCTCCCATCCTCACCGATTTCGATCTCCATCTCTTTGCCGAAGGCAACCACTGGAACATTTACAACAAGCTGGGTGCACACGTGATGACGGTCGAGGGCGTGGCGGGTGTGCATTTCGCCGTCTGGGCGCCGGCCGCGCGGCGCGTGAGCGTCATCGGCAATTTCAACAACTGGGACGGCCGCCGCCATCCCATGCGTGTGCATCTCACCGGCGTCTGGGAAATTTTCATCCCCGGCCTGCAGGCCAACGAGCTGTACAAGTTCGAGATCAAGACCCGCGAGGGCCACCTGCGCATTAAGAGCGATCCCTATGCCTTCGCCGGCGAGCTGCGCCCCAACAATGCCTCAATCGTGACCGCACGCAACCAACACCAGTGGCAGGATCAGGACTGGATGGCGGCGCGCCGGGAAACGCTCTGGCTCGACCGCCCCATGTCAATCTACGAAGTCCATCTCGGCTCCTGGAAACGCAAAGGCCCCGGCGAAAACGACTGGTACTCCTACCGCGAAATCGCGCCAGAGTTGGCCGCCTACGTCAAGGACATGGGCTACACCCATGTCGAACTGATGCCGCTGATGGAGCATCCCTATGACCCCTCCTGGGGCTATCAAGTCACCGGCTATTTTGCCGTGACCCGCCGCTACGGCCTGCCCGAGGATTTTGCCTATTTCGTCGATGTCATGCACCGCAACAACATCGGCGTGATCATGGACTGGGTGCCGGCGCACTTCCCCAAAGATGACTGGGCCCTGCGCTGGTTCGACGGCACCGCGCTTTACGAGCATCTTGACCCGCGCCTGGGCGAACATCCCGACTGGGGCACGCTCATCTTCAACTATGGCCGCAACGAAGTGCGCAACTTTCTCATCGCCAGCGCCCTGTTCTGGCTGGAGGAATATCACATCGACGGCCTACGCGTCGACGCCGTGGCCTCCATGCTCTATCTGGATTATTCCCGCAAAGAAGGTCAGTGGCTGCCCAACAAATTCGGCGGCCGCGAAAACCTCGAAGCCATCGCATTCATCAAAACGCTCAACGAAGTGGTGCACGAGCGCTTTCCCGGCGCCATCACCATCGCCGAGGAATCCACCGCCTGGCCGATGGTGTCACGCCCCACTTACCTCGGCGGTCTGGGCTTCACTTTCAAATGGAACATGGGCTGGATGAACGATTTCCTGCGCTACATGCGGGAAGATCCCATTCACCGCAAGTACCACCAGAATCTCATCACCTTTTCGCTGTATTATGCCTTTTCGGAAAACTTCATCCTGCCGCTCTCCCACGACGAGGTGGTGCACGGCAAGCGTTCGCTGCTCGACAAGATGCCGGGCGACCTCTGGCAAAAGCTGGCCAATTTTCGCGTGGCGCTCGGCTACATGTACGGTCATCCCGGCAAAAAACTCACCTTCATGGGCAGCGAGTTCGGGCAATGGTGGGAGTGGAATCACGCGGACTCGCTGCAGTGGCATTTGCTCGAAACGGAATATCACCGCCAATTGCAGCGCTATGTCAAAGATCTCAACGCGCTCTACCGCCGGGAGCCGGCGCTTTATGAAATCGACTACTCCTGGGAGGGTTTCCAGTGGATCGACTTTCAGGACTTCGATGCCAGCCTGATCTCCTTTCTGCGGCGCGGCAAAAACCCCGATGAGGTGCTGATCTTTGCCTGCAATTTCACCCCGGTCCCGCGGCCCAACTACCGCATCGGTGTGCCCTTCCTCACCTGCTATCAGGAAATCCTCAACAGTGATTCCGCACATTACGGCGGCAGCAATGTCGGCAATGCCGGAGAGGTGCACGCGCAGCAGCAGCCGCATCACAATCAGCCTTACTCAATGGAAATCACTTTTCCACCGCTCGCGGTGCTGGTGTTCAAGGGCCGGCGCGAGAGGGCGGTGTAG